Within the Dehalococcoidia bacterium genome, the region CGGGTCGAGCTCCCGCTCTGGTGAACCGTCGCCCTCTGGATCTTCGCGGTGGGACGAGTGACCACCGCCCCGCCCGCGTGGCGGAGCATGCTCGCGCCGCGGCGCTGCATGAGGGTCCTCCGCGAAAAGTGCTTACCATGGCGGGGGCAGGTGTGGGGAATCTGCCCGCGGCCGGCGCGGAAGCGGCCAACAAGTTTCACGGGGAAGCGGCTTCCGGATTATGCGCGAATCCAAACGGTTGACACCAGGGCTGCGGGCAGGAAGCGCGGGCTTGCTGCTCTTTGCGGCCTGGACGCTAATCGTCCGTCTCGGTCTCTCAGATCTGGTATCGAATCCGCTCGATCATACCATTCGAGCGGCGCACAGCGCGTGGCTGCTGCGGCTCGACCGCGTTCTGGCGCTCCCCGGCACGCCGGTCCTGTCGGCCGCGGTAGTGCTGGTGATCTGCGCGGCCACCGCGCAGCACAACCCCTGGCGAGCCGCCGGTATCCTCGCAGCGTTCGCGGTCGGATTGCTGATCGAGGCCGCACTGAAACAGTGGCTGTTCTATCCCTCCACCGGGTCCTATCCCAGCGGCCACGCCCTGCGCGCGCTGTTTCTCGCCGGCGTGAGCGCGCCAGTGGTGAAACGGCGGTCCCTGCGGCTCGGCCTGTTTGCGCTGGCGCTGGCGGTTGGCGTAAGCCGTGTCTCAGTGGGCGACCACTACAGCGACGAGGTGATCGGCGCCTGGCTGCTGGGCTGGTCGCTTGCCGTGGTCGCCCTTGCCCGGCTCCTGCCTGGGCCGGCGGCCGCCTTGCCGCCCGCTCCGGCCAGCGATCGCGAGACGGCAGCGACACGCTGAGGGGCCCCAATTCCGCTGTCACAGAGCTGACGCCACACGGTGGCATGTCCTCGTGGCCCGTTCCGGCCTCATGCGCCCGGTGGCGGCGCGAGCGTGCGTCGCAAGCCTGAGGCATGAA harbors:
- a CDS encoding phosphatase PAP2 family protein, yielding MLLFAAWTLIVRLGLSDLVSNPLDHTIRAAHSAWLLRLDRVLALPGTPVLSAAVVLVICAATAQHNPWRAAGILAAFAVGLLIEAALKQWLFYPSTGSYPSGHALRALFLAGVSAPVVKRRSLRLGLFALALAVGVSRVSVGDHYSDEVIGAWLLGWSLAVVALARLLPGPAAALPPAPASDRETAATR